The stretch of DNA GAACACAATCGCCGTGCCCAGACGTGCCCACTTCTCAAAGGAAGACAGTCGGTTAAACAGTCTGCCGGTGGCCTGCGCGCTAAACACAATCACTCCCGCAAAGATCAACACGGGCAGAGCTGTTCCAACACCGTAGACAGAGGGGAAAATGGTTATTGACTCGTGCTGGACGGCCAGTGGAACAAGGCTGCCGAAAAACAGCGCCGCCGAAACCGGACAAAATGAGATCGCGAAGATTGCTCCCAGCAACAAAGCGCCCACACCGCCCCAAAGTTCCGCGCGTTTCGCCAGCCGTTCAATCCAGCCGCTTCCGCTCGCAATCGGCAGCTTTATCCAACCGGCCAGAATCACTCCTATCACTATCAGGAATGGCCCCAACCACTGATGCATGTAGCGTTGGAGGCCAAAGGAGAGCTTTGACAACGACAGCACGCTCCACACCACCAGTGCGCCGACAATCACATAGGCCAGCATTCTCCCCACGGTATAGAGCACTCCCACCCAAAGCGCGCTGCGCGGTGAATCCGCACGCCTGGCCACAAATGAAACAGCCGCAATATTGGTCGCAAGCGGACACGGACTGATGGACGTCAGGATGCCCAGCCATAACGCCGTTCCCAAACCAAGGATGAAGTCGTTCATTTAGCTGCCGACGAATGCCGTGACCTCAGTCTGGACATACTTTTTGAATGCCGCTTCGTCGTTCAGCAATTCCCAGATTTTGTCGCAATTCTTCCACTTCGTCTGCCTGCCGTTTTCATACCGCACGAGCACAAGCGCCTTGGTGAATAGTTTGAAGTCGTCCACGAAGTGCGCGTTCTCTTCTTCGTCGAGATTTTTCACCATCCAAGCAAGTTCGCCGGTCGCAAGTTTGTCCGCAAATCCGTGCTGGATGGCTTCGTGTGAATACTTTTCGAGCGTCATGCAGTTTGAGCAACGATAGGTGCTGCAAAAATAATAGGCCACGTTGGTGACTTGCGGTGACGTTGAATCAGCGACCGCCGGGTCTTCGGCAAATAACGGCACCGCTATCGCGAATAGCATCGTAACTGCGAGAAGTCTAAGCACTTTGCTTCCCTCCCGCTGCTTGCATTAGAAGATTCTGCAATTCTGATTCTGCCGGTATTCTGCCTGAAACAAGCACCTGTCCGTCCACCACCAGCGCAGGGGTCATCATCACACCTGCGGCCAGAATTGCATTCAAGTCCGTTATCTTTTCAAATGTGTAATCAAGCTCTTGTTTCTTCGCAACCTGTTCCGTCAATTCGGCCAACTTGTTGCATTTCGGGCAGCCTGTGCCCATCACTTGTACTTTCAATGCCTGGTCTCCTATACTGTCATTCCATAAATCCACCCGCTTAGAGTGGCCATAATGATAACTAATAAAACAAATGCTACTGTCTTGCGTGTACCCAAGATCGTCTGAATTACGAGCATGCTGGGCAGAGACAGTGCGGGACCTGCCAGCAGCAGCGCCAGTCCCGGCCCCTTCCCCATGCCACTGCCAATCAATCCTTGCAATATCGGCACTTCTGTCAACGTTGCAAAATACATAAACGCACCCGCGACCGATGCAAAGAAGTTTGCGAAAAGCGAGTTGCCGCCGACGAGATTGCTTATCCAGACTGAAGGAATAAGTCCTTCATGCTCAGGTCTGCCCAACAGGAATCCGGCGGCAAGAATGCCAAGCAGAAGCAACGGCATAATCTGCTTCGCAAATCCCCAAGTCGCATCCAACCACTCCCGGCCAGCGCCGTCCGAGAACCCGAGGATAACCGACAATACTGCAACTGCCAGCAGGAACGTCGCCTGCGGATACTGCGGCAGCAGATGGGCACTCGCAAAAACAAGGACTGTTCCCGAGGCTGTCTGCCACAGCTTTATGCCCATCATTCGCGTCATCTGCAAACCCATAAGCACCGTAAGCACCCCCGTTAGCCACCACTTCCATGGGTAAAGACTTGTCGTTTCTCCGAGTGTCGCGGCAATCAATATCGATATCAGGGTCGCAAACCATAATACGGTCAGTCCGGTCGATTGCGCTGCCGGCGTGTCCCGCGAAACGGCCTTGTTACGCTCCGTCTCTTCTTGATGAAACAGTTTCGCCATCAATAAACCGATGAATACCGAAAACGAAACAGCGCCAATTGTACGTGCGATGCCCATTTCCATTCCGAGCACTCTTGCGGTCAGAACAATTGCCAGCACGTTGATTGCCGGACCTGCATACAGAAATGCAGTTGCCGGGCCAAGCCCTGCACCCATCTTGTATATTCCCCCGAACAAGGGCAATACCGTACATGAACAGACAGCCAACACGCTTCCGGATACAGATGCAACTCCGTAAGCTACGATTTTGTTCGCACCCGCACCCAAATGTTTCAATACGGCTCCCGAACTGACAAAAGTCCCAATGGCACCTGCGATGAAGAGTGCAGGTATCAGGCACAAGATGACATGCTCGCGAGCATACCACTTTGTCAAGGCGAATGCTTCCCCTACTG from bacterium encodes:
- a CDS encoding sulfite exporter TauE/SafE family protein — encoded protein: MNDFILGLGTALWLGILTSISPCPLATNIAAVSFVARRADSPRSALWVGVLYTVGRMLAYVIVGALVVWSVLSLSKLSFGLQRYMHQWLGPFLIVIGVILAGWIKLPIASGSGWIERLAKRAELWGGVGALLLGAIFAISFCPVSAALFFGSLVPLAVQHESITIFPSVYGVGTALPVLIFAGVIVFSAQATGRLFNRLSSFEKWARLGTAIVFICVGIYMSLKYTLGWLT
- a CDS encoding TM0996/MTH895 family glutaredoxin-like protein is translated as MKVQVMGTGCPKCNKLAELTEQVAKKQELDYTFEKITDLNAILAAGVMMTPALVVDGQVLVSGRIPAESELQNLLMQAAGGKQSA
- a CDS encoding permease, producing the protein MLKSELKPLTWTAGLFAAAYFLPLENPRFDGAVGEAFALTKWYAREHVILCLIPALFIAGAIGTFVSSGAVLKHLGAGANKIVAYGVASVSGSVLAVCSCTVLPLFGGIYKMGAGLGPATAFLYAGPAINVLAIVLTARVLGMEMGIARTIGAVSFSVFIGLLMAKLFHQEETERNKAVSRDTPAAQSTGLTVLWFATLISILIAATLGETTSLYPWKWWLTGVLTVLMGLQMTRMMGIKLWQTASGTVLVFASAHLLPQYPQATFLLAVAVLSVILGFSDGAGREWLDATWGFAKQIMPLLLLGILAAGFLLGRPEHEGLIPSVWISNLVGGNSLFANFFASVAGAFMYFATLTEVPILQGLIGSGMGKGPGLALLLAGPALSLPSMLVIQTILGTRKTVAFVLLVIIMATLSGWIYGMTV